The DNA sequence GCTTCCGGCTGCTGCCCCGGGCGATCAACCGCAAGACCGTCGCCTGACCGGCGCTCGCCCGTCCTCCGGGCGAAACGTTCCGGCGCAGGCCGCGGGGACGCTGACGCGACGAGGCCCGGGGTGCCGTACCGCACCCCGGGCCTCGTCGTCTGTCATGACCGTCATGTCCGTACCGAGGGGAACCTCTGACCGGATCGTGACCCTCGGCTCACGCCGCGAAACTGCGCGCGACGACCGCCACCGCCACCAGCGCCACCAGCAGCGCCACGAGCGCGGCCGGGGTCAGCCCCGCGAAGAGGCCCTCCTGCTGCTGCAGCCGCTCCCGGCTCGCCCGGCAGACCGGGCACCGTCCCTCGCTGACCGGGGACGCGCAGTTGGCGCACACCAGTCGGTCGCATGTCATGCGAATTCCTCCTCCGGTACGTCCAACGCGAGAGAGAGCCGTGCGGTTCTCCCTACCACTGTGCCAGCTTTCCCGCCCTTCGGCGCGACCGGTGTCCGGGAGCCGCCCCGAACGGTACCTCCGCATGCCGCGCTGACGCCCGCGCGAGCCGATTGTCCCGTTTTCTTCCGCCCTCCCGGGGCTGGCCGGCGGCCACGGGCGGCCCGACACAGGACGCCGACTGCGCGTACACGGGTCGTTCGCGTATGGTCACGCTCACCGACGGGCGCCACGGCCGTGGCGTTCCGTGCCGCTCTCCAGGTCGCACGTGGTGCACTCGTGATTCGATTCGACAACGTCTCCAAGTCCTACCCGAAGCAGAGCCGCCCGGCGCTCCGGGACGTCTCGCTCGAGATCGAGAAGGGCGAGTTCGTCTTCCTGGTCGGTTCCTCGGGTTCCGGCAAGTCCACCTTCCTCAGGCTGCTGCTGCGCGAGGAGCGGGCCAGCCACGGCCGGGTGCACGTCCTGGGCAAGGACCTCGCCCGGCTCTCCAACTGGAAAGTGCCGCACATGCGCCGCCAGTTGGGCACGGTGTTCCAGGACTTCCGGCTGCTGCCCAACAAGACGGTCGCCCAGAACGTGGCCTTCGCCCTGGAGGTCATCGGCAAGCCGCGCGGCGAGATCCGCAAGGCCGTCCCGCAGGTGCTGGAGCTGGTCGGGCTCGGCGGCAAGGAGGGCCGGATGCCCGGTGAGCTCTCCGGCGGCGAGCAGCAGCGGGTGGCCATCGCCCGGGCGTTCGTCAACCGGCCGATGCTGCTGATCGCCGACGAGCCGACGGGCAACCTCGACCCGCAGACCTCGGTCGGCATCATGAAGCTGCTCGACCGGATCAACCGGACCGGCACCACCGTCATCATGGCCACCCACGACCAGCAGATCGTGGACCAGATGCGCAAGCGGGTCATCGAGCTCGACCAGGGCCGTCTCGTGCGCGACCAGTCGCGCGGCGTCTACGGCTACCAGCACTGAAAGGCAGTGAAAGGACGCCATGCGCGCCCAGTTCGTTCTGTCGGAGATCGGCGTCGGTCTCCGCCGCAATCTCACGATGACCTTCGCGGTGATCGTGTCGGTCGCCCTCTCGCTTGCCCTGTTCGGCGGTTCGCTGCTGATGAACGAACAGGTCAACTCGATGAAGGGCTACTGGTACGACAAGGCCAACGTCTCGATCTACCTCTGCAACAAGACCGACAAGGCGAACTTCCCGTCCTGTGCCAAGGGCGCGGTCACGGATGAGCAGAAGAAGCAGATCAAGGCCGATCTGGAGAAGATGCCGATCGTCCAGAGCATCCAGTTCGAGACGACGGACGAGGCGTACAAGCACTACAAGGAGCAGTTCGGCAACCAGCCGCTGGCCACCGTGGTGACCGCCGACCAGATGCAGGAGTCCTTCCGCGTCAAGCTCAAGGACCCGACCAAGTACGAGGTCATCTCCAGCGCCTTCCAGAAGCGCCCGGGCGTGCAGACGGTCGAGGACCAGAAGGACACCCTCAAGAGCCTGTTCAACCTCCTGAGGTACATGAACTGGGGCGCGCTGGGCGTCATGTTCCTGATGCTCGTCGTCGCGCTGCTGCTGATCGTCAACACGGTCCGGGTCTCCGCGTTCAGCCGCCGCCGGGAGACCGGGATCATGCGGCTCGTCGGGGCGTCCAGCTTCTACATCCAGGTGCCGTTCATCGCGGAGGCGGCCGT is a window from the Streptomyces mobaraensis genome containing:
- the ftsE gene encoding cell division ATP-binding protein FtsE, translated to MIRFDNVSKSYPKQSRPALRDVSLEIEKGEFVFLVGSSGSGKSTFLRLLLREERASHGRVHVLGKDLARLSNWKVPHMRRQLGTVFQDFRLLPNKTVAQNVAFALEVIGKPRGEIRKAVPQVLELVGLGGKEGRMPGELSGGEQQRVAIARAFVNRPMLLIADEPTGNLDPQTSVGIMKLLDRINRTGTTVIMATHDQQIVDQMRKRVIELDQGRLVRDQSRGVYGYQH
- the ftsX gene encoding permease-like cell division protein FtsX encodes the protein MRAQFVLSEIGVGLRRNLTMTFAVIVSVALSLALFGGSLLMNEQVNSMKGYWYDKANVSIYLCNKTDKANFPSCAKGAVTDEQKKQIKADLEKMPIVQSIQFETTDEAYKHYKEQFGNQPLATVVTADQMQESFRVKLKDPTKYEVISSAFQKRPGVQTVEDQKDTLKSLFNLLRYMNWGALGVMFLMLVVALLLIVNTVRVSAFSRRRETGIMRLVGASSFYIQVPFIAEAAVAGLLGGGLACVLLVSGQQFLVNDLLATHIDVIQFIGWGAVLTKLPLILATGLLMPALAAFAALWKYLKV